The genomic region CGAGGATGCCGAGCTCGTCCTTGCCATGTGCAGGCAACACCGTGTCGTAATCGCCGCGGGCGATGGCACGCGTGCCTTCGGCGAGGATGCCCAGCGGGGCGGAAAGCCGCCGACTCAGCAGGAAGGCGAATGCAATCGACGATAGCATGGCCAGCATCAATACCAGCGTCAGCGTCAGTGCAAACACCTCCTTGAGGGATTCCCGGCTGAATGAAAGCTCCTGGTAGTCCTCATAGACATCCTGCACGGCTTCTGCCGTTTCCGACAAGGATTTCGGTACCGGTTGCAGTAGCTGCAATATGCGGGTTTCTCCTGCCATGTCGTTCATCGTCACCGGTGCCAGCACCCGCAAATACAAGCCTTTGCCGAGAATAGGCTCTATGACGCCGTAGATATGCTGGCGCCCCTGGCGCAGCTGCGGGATGTTGGGCAGGTCGGGCAAGAAGCTTGACGGATCGCCGCTGGAGAAAGCCAGGATGCGTCCTTGTACGGTCAAGAGCACGGCATCGCGGACGCCGCTTTTCTCCCGCAAGTCGTTGAGCACGCTCAGGTGCAGGTTGCTGGGCTGGAATGCCAGCGACAACGCCATGGTTTCCGCCTTGTCCTCAAGGTCGGAAAGCATGATATCCAGGGCGCTTTGTCCTAGCCGTAAGCCGCCTTCAAGCGCCGCTTCCACCTTGACGTTGAACCAGGATTCGATGGACCGTGTCAGGAAGTTGACCGATACCGCATACACGATGACGCCCGGAATGATGGCCATGAGGGCAAAACTGCCGAGCAGACGCAGGGTCAGCCGGCTGCCCATGATGCTGTTGCGCATCTGGCGGTATAGCCGCCAGAGCTGGAAGCCGATCAACACGATCAGGGCCACAGCCAACGCCAGGTTCAGCACCAGCAGCAGGTTGTAGTAATTGCCCGCGGAAGCGCTGCGGGTGCTGGCGTGGGAAAGCAGGTACAGTAGTACCGCCCCCAGGACTGCGCTGATGAAGACGATGTACTTCATGTCTGTTTACGGATTGAGCGCGGGCGTCCAGCGGAAGCGCTCGGAAGCCATGTTCCAGTCTTCCGAACTCAATGTATCCACCTGCAATGCCTTTGGCAGCTTGGATTGATCCAGGCGCATGCGCAGCCCAGCCTGGTAGGGCTCACCTTTTTTCAACAGGCTGCCGTCAATGACTTGCCAGTTCCGCAGGCGTGAGATTTCTTCCTTGGCTTCCTGGATGCTGGCAAACGAGAGCTGGTGCCCATCGCGATTGACCAGATATTGCCGGGACAGGGCATGATAGCTTAGCGATACCTTGCTCGTCAGGCTGACAATTTCATCATCGAACCAGTAACGGCGGGGCGAGACAAGCTGGAATTCCACAAGGAAATTCAATGGCACCCCTTTGTTGACGGCTTCCTCCAGCCCAGGACTGAGTGTGAGGTCGAAGTCTGCATCCAGCAGGTAATCGCCATCCTCGGAGGCGACCAGCTCTGCGGATTCGATAGACAGGCTGCTTTGAATGGCGATGGCCTGATAGCTGACCAAAGCCAGCAATAAAAACAACAGCCTAAACTTTCTGCAGTAAAGCGTAAAAGAAGCCGTCATGTTCTGTACCGGGCAGTAATTGTCCTTGATTGGATTGTAAAGTGCCGTGCTTGCATGGCATCTGGCGTGCGTCGGGCTGGGTTTGCAGGAAACGCGCGATCTGTTGCTGGTTTTCCTCGTGGAATACCGAACACGTGACGTAAAGCAATTTACCACCCTTTGCCAGCAGCCGCCACAGACCCTGCAATATTAAGCGCTGTTGTTCGGCAAATGCCGCAATATCTTGCTCTCGCCGCAGCCACTTGATGTCTACGTGGCGGCGCACGATGCCCGAGGCGCTACAGGGCACATCGGCCAGGATGCGATCATAGGGCATGCCGTCCCACCACGCATCTGGGTTGGCGGCATCGCCTTGGACCAAGCTGGCAGATAGCCCTAGGCGTTCCAAATTCTGCTGGACGCGCAGCAGGCGATGGGCGTCGTTATCCATGGCTGTCATTCGTACATCTGCCAGCTCAAGCACATGACCGGTCTTGCCACCAGGGGCGCAACAGGCGTCCAGTACACGCATGCCATCGGCGACATCCAGCTCCATCGCGGCAAACTGGGCGCCCCAATCCTGGACCGAGGCATGGCCTGCCTCAAAACCTGGCAGGCGGGTGACCGGCACAGCAGACTCCAGCATGACGGCCTGTTCGTCCAGCGTACGGGCATTCAGCCCCGCTGCCCGCAATCTTTCCAAATAGCTTGCGGCATCATCATGGCGGCGATTTACGCGCAAGGTCATGGGAGGATGTTGGTTGCCAGCTTCCAGCATGGACTGCCAATGGACCGGGTATTGTTGCCGGAGTTTGTTGATCCACCATTGCGGATAGGAGTATTGAGCGACTTCGTCGTCGGCGATTCGCCGTTCCAGCATAGCGCGTTGGCGAAGGAAATTGCGCAGGACGGCGTTGACCAAGCCCTTGGCCCATGTTTTCCTGGTTTTCGCGGCGGCCAGCACAGCCTGGTTGACCACAGTGTGCGCACCGGCCCTGTCATAGACAAGCTGATACAGGCTGACCAATAGCAAGTGATGGATGAAGGCGTCGCTCAATGGTTTCTGCAGCAACTGTTGGAGTAACGCCTCCAGCCGTGCGTAGAAACGCAGCGTGCCGTAGGTCAAGTCTTGACTGGCGGCACGCTGCTGGGGCGTGATGTCGCGCTGGTGCTGGAACAATGTTTCCAGCACAACGGAAAGATTGCGCCCATCAAGCACTTGCCCGACGGCTTGCGCGGCAAGTTGCTGCGAAACCTGCACTGGTCAGGCAGCCATTGCCATGAGGCGCTTGATGCGTTCCTCGGTTTGCGGGTGAGTGCTGAACAGGCCCTTGATGCCCTCGGCTGACAGCGGGTTGATAATCATCATTTGCGCAGTCTCCGGATGTTGCTCTGCCGCTTCCAGTGGAACCTTGCGTGCGTAATTGTGGATTTTCTGCAATGCGGCGGCGAGCGCGGTAGGGTCCTTGCAGATTTCCGCCCCGGCACGGTCCGCCTCGAATTCGCGCGCGCGGGAAATCGCCATCTGGATCAGCATGGCCGCGATCGGGGCCAAGATCATGATCAGCAGTGCGACTGCCGGGTGCACATTGCGATCCCGGCCGTGCGCGAACAACATGCCAAACTGCGCAATTGAGGAAATGGCACCGGCAATGGTGGCAGAAATGGTCGAGATCAATGTATCACGATGCTTGATATGCGCAAGCTCGTGCGCCATCACGCCGCGAAGCTCCCGCTGAGTGAGGATACGCATGATGCCAGTGGTGGCCGCTACTGCGGCATTTTCGGGATTGCGGCCCGTCGCGAAGGCGTTTGGCTGATCTTCGTCGATGATATAGACCTTGGGCATTGGCAGGTCGGCATTCTGCGCCAGTTCCCGCACCATGTTATACAGTTCGGGGGCCGTGCTGGCATCGACCTCTCGGGCTTTGTACATCTTGAGCACAGCTTTGTCGGAAAACCAGTAGGCATAGATGTTCATCGCGCCTGCCAGCAGCAAGGCAATCAGCATGCCGCTTGCACCACCCAGTGCTGCGCCTACCGAGCCAAACAGCACGACTATCCCCGCCATGAGGATGGAAGTCTTGAGCCAGTTTCCTAACATTGTTGAGCTACTCCATTCTGTTATTTGGGCGATGACCGCCCTCTGTGACTGTTCTTGATTCCCCACTTAGATAGTGGTCAAGAGGGAAAATTCAAGCATACATGCAGGATTTCTGTCGATGAGGCTGAGCATGCAGCTGCGGGCGTCAGCTGCCGAACCTGTCGCCCGGGCAGAGCGGGTTGCCTGCCAGGAAATCCTTTGCCTGCAGGCGCTTGCCCCCCGGCAGTTGCAGCTCATCTATGCGTAGCAGGCCACGTCCGCATCCCACCAAAATGCCGTTGTCCACGGAGGCGATCATGCCTGGCTCTGCAGTGCCGGATACTGCTTGCGCCATCCAAATGCGGCAAGTTTCACCCTTCAACGTACTGTGTGCCACGGGGAAGGGATTGAAAGCGCGAACTTGCCTTGAAAGCTCGTCGGCGTTTTTGCGCCAGTCGATCACGGCCTCTGCCTTTTGCAGTTTTTGCGCATAGGTGACTAGGCTTTCGTCTTGGGGCTCGGCTTCCAGCCTGCCTTCCCGCTCCAGCTTGTCCATGGCCTGGAGCATGAGTTCAGCACCGATTTCCGCCA from Methylobacillus flagellatus KT harbors:
- the rsmB gene encoding 16S rRNA (cytosine(967)-C(5))-methyltransferase RsmB, translated to MQVSQQLAAQAVGQVLDGRNLSVVLETLFQHQRDITPQQRAASQDLTYGTLRFYARLEALLQQLLQKPLSDAFIHHLLLVSLYQLVYDRAGAHTVVNQAVLAAAKTRKTWAKGLVNAVLRNFLRQRAMLERRIADDEVAQYSYPQWWINKLRQQYPVHWQSMLEAGNQHPPMTLRVNRRHDDAASYLERLRAAGLNARTLDEQAVMLESAVPVTRLPGFEAGHASVQDWGAQFAAMELDVADGMRVLDACCAPGGKTGHVLELADVRMTAMDNDAHRLLRVQQNLERLGLSASLVQGDAANPDAWWDGMPYDRILADVPCSASGIVRRHVDIKWLRREQDIAAFAEQQRLILQGLWRLLAKGGKLLYVTCSVFHEENQQQIARFLQTQPDARQMPCKHGTLQSNQGQLLPGTEHDGFFYALLQKV
- the htpX gene encoding zinc metalloprotease HtpX, producing MLGNWLKTSILMAGIVVLFGSVGAALGGASGMLIALLLAGAMNIYAYWFSDKAVLKMYKAREVDASTAPELYNMVRELAQNADLPMPKVYIIDEDQPNAFATGRNPENAAVAATTGIMRILTQRELRGVMAHELAHIKHRDTLISTISATIAGAISSIAQFGMLFAHGRDRNVHPAVALLIMILAPIAAMLIQMAISRAREFEADRAGAEICKDPTALAAALQKIHNYARKVPLEAAEQHPETAQMMIINPLSAEGIKGLFSTHPQTEERIKRLMAMAA
- a CDS encoding DUF4390 domain-containing protein; protein product: MFLLLALVSYQAIAIQSSLSIESAELVASEDGDYLLDADFDLTLSPGLEEAVNKGVPLNFLVEFQLVSPRRYWFDDEIVSLTSKVSLSYHALSRQYLVNRDGHQLSFASIQEAKEEISRLRNWQVIDGSLLKKGEPYQAGLRMRLDQSKLPKALQVDTLSSEDWNMASERFRWTPALNP